The genomic segment TGATGCTTAAGCTGTTCATTTACTGGAGATCTAAACTGTACTTCACAAGTCCTTAGGACAGAGAGAATTCCTCCCCACAGGAATGATAAACACACTTGGGTAAGAATACCAAAATCAAGAAAggcaacactggaatttgacacaacattgtaaaatgactacaactcaataaaaaaaagttaaaaaaaaaagaagaaaagaaaagaaaggcaaagtgaTCGCCCAAAAGCAAAATCAACAAGTCCAAACTACCATGGCCCCTGTAACAAATCTCTGAGATCCACGTGTGGGTTGTCCATTTCTTTCGATCGGGCAGTCTATGAAATCTGCTTTAGCTCCCTCTTCAATTTTTGCAGATCTCTAGTTACATGAAATGCATGAATGGATGAACCTTCAACTATTTTTGTGTTCGGGAATATTCATGGAAGTACTTTCGATGACTCTTTCTCTAAAACTgcacttttatttactttctgtttcaAGGACCCTTCATTAACAGGAGGAACGCTAATACCTTCATATCCCCGCAGCAGAGATGGAGAGCGAAAGTCCAAGAGAGGTGAGTGACAAAACTGGACAGAGGAGGTCGTTTTTCCCAGTGAAGTGAgaatcaggctttttttttttcccatcttatGTGTTATTTCTAACTGTATACCaaaatcaaagaattttaaaacaaagtacaGAAGACCACTGAATTTCTAGAAGACTATTTTGTAAAAGGcccagaaagagagggagggagaaggggaaggggacagaaaaaaattccattttcattaaaaaaaaaaaaaattccccgacatccatctttccttcctgtttttcAAATCAGATTGGGGGATGAATGGGATCTCTAGAtgatatttttgtattctattcttttttttgtattttcctttttcttatttctccacTTTCTTTATGCTTCTCAATttgagcctttttttcttttcccccacttTCCAGAATCCGAGAACGCAGCAAGCCTACTTATGAGCTCAACCGGGAAGCCTGTGATGACTACAGACTTTGCGAACGCTACGCCATGGTCTATGGGTACAACGCTGCCTACAACCGCTATTTCCAGCAGCGCCCAGGGGGCAAATGAGATGGGGGAAAGTCCCTTTCCAGAGCGTGGTGCCTGGTTTTGTATTCCTTCGCAATAGCATCACTGAACTATATAGACATATACAAATTGCTTGTTTATTCAGTGTTCTTGTCTGGCTGCACCCCTCTTTACTGCCCCCAGATGGATAAGTAATGAAAAGTGCAGTGAAGTGAATGTCGAAGGGGAGTAAAGTTGTGTGATTATTACATAATAAACTTCTAGTTGGatactttcattttttgaatCTAATTTATTCTGCGAAAATGCTGAGGTATTTCAATCATGGCCCACCTAGCCCAGAATAGGAAATTCTGCTAATCATGTTCTAATGTTGATTAGAAGCCTAAGTGCATAAGAAGAACAAAATTTAGAAGACACCCACCTAGCcataatttgtcttttctctctctaccTTGGAATCAGTAAAAGATTCCTTCCTCGTATGTGTTCTCCAGAATTTTCAAATGTTATAGGTGGTGGTTAGGAACAGAGCCCAGGGCTTCCCAATCCCAATTCAGACCTTGTTCTTCTCCGCTGGGAGAATGGGTGCATGCCCACCTCTACAGTCATTCCTTCTGGTAGGCCCACTGCCTTTATCTCTTTGGTGCAGTatttttctactccttcaaaatcTGGCTCAAGATTCAGATACTTTATGAAATCACTGATGGTTAAATCCATCCAGTTCCCATTCACACTACTCAGGCCAGTATCCAGACCTTCAAGAATGTATGTCAAGAGTCATGTGCAATGATACTATTAAAGCCGTTTTGACTAaagtttacatacacacacacacacacacacacacacacacacacacacacactcacatttgCTTGTCTAACATTACAATAAATTCTTTGAGGGCAGGCACCACCATAATggcaatttcttttttctctgtaacTTTGGCACTATGTTCTGTTCACAAAGGGTATTCAATGAAAGCTGAGAAAACAGGCTGATTAGTCATGCATGGGAGTGATCAGCCAATTCTGAAACTGTTAGATTCATCATAATAATGTATGGTGTATAATTTAAACCATCATCATATTAATATAATGctgagtgttttataattttctaagCTCTTTTGCATGCAATAACTCATTAGATCTTGGAACAATGCAGAAGATTGGTAATATTTATTAGATGGTAAAGTTGAAAATCAGAGAGTTAATTTTCTGAAGATACTGTAGTAAATGCAGTGGTTTGCCCCTCAGACTGAGATGTTATTCATGTGGCCACCAGATATATTGGCAGCAATTAGGAAGGGCATAAGGTTCTGCCTAGGTTCCATTTCCTGTCCCATGGCCTGAAAACTCTCCAAGAGGTCAGGGCAATTATAGAGCCCACCTTATTTGTTTCCCATCTCTTACGCATCAATGTCAAGTAAtcgaaaagaaagaaaaaatagagggAAAGGGGAGCCAAAAAACAAAAGGGACAAGTTGAAAACAAATGGCAAGATGACAGATTTAAATCTATCTCAATGATCTCATTTTGTGTAGAGTCTAAACAGTGTACTATTTTACATCTACATATGTTATAGATCCCacaatactttcttttttattattttttactttaaataattattttctaaaagattTAGATAAAACAAAATTATCTCACATTTACCCATGTAATTCCCATTTCTAGtgcccttcattcttttatgtaCATCTGTATTTCCGTCTGGTGTCATTTTCCTCCTGCTTGAAggatttctttaaacatttctcataataCAGGTCTTCTGGAGTCTTTAAGTTTTGAAAATTTGCCTTCATATTTGAAAGATACTTTCACTATGTATCGATACCTATGTTGCCAGTTTTTCTTCTAATGCCTTTTAGATATTGTTCCATTGTCTTCTAGCTTGCACTGTTTCTGATATAAAGTCTGTTGACACTCTTCTCTTTATACTTCTGTATGTGCTGTGTCTTTTATCCCTGGCTGCTTCTAAGGTTTGCTCTTTATCATTGATTGTGACTAAACTGGTTATGACACATCTTGGTgtggtttttcttatttttcttgttttggggGTCATTGAGTTTCTTAAAATGCAttaaatttagaaacattttaatattatttcttcaaatatttttcctccctccctgcatTTCTCTTTTGGAGACTGAAATGGTAGGCACATGAGGTCACTTGAGGTTGCTTCATAGCTCCctgatattattttcattttcaaaagttgTTCTTTCTCTGTGCATATCATTGTTGAgtttcttttcatgtgtctacAAGTTTGCTAACTCTGCCTTCAACAATATATAATTTATGGTCAATCCTAGtcagtgtatttttcatctcagtcattttagttttcatctctagaaggATGATATCTTGAATACAGTTATGAtaactattttaatgtttttacctgCTAATTTCAATATCTATGTCACTTCCAAGTTGATTTTGATTGGTTGGTTATTCTACTCATTATGGATCAtaattttcctactttttaaatgtGATGCCAGACATTGTAAAATTTACCTTTTTGTGTGCTGGATATTCCTGTATTTCTGTAAGTATTCTTGAACTTTGTTCTGGGATGCAGTTAAATCACTTGGAAAAAAATGACCATTTTAAGTTTTGCATTTAAAATAGGACCAACATAGTATTTAGTCTAGGGACAATTATTTCCCCCACACTGAGGTGAGACCTTCTGAATACTGCACCCAATGTCCCATGATTGGGTGGTAGGAATAGGTAAGAATCCCAGCCCTGAGTTAGTGCCAACCACTGTTCCCTCTATTCCACTTGGACGGTCATTTCCGCACACACATGCCAATCAGTTTTCTGCTGCATACATGATGGGTGCCCTCCACAGATATCCAGAGATCCTTTCTTCTCTCCAATATTTTGTCATATGAACTACAACCACCATATTCTCCCAGGACTTTCAACTCCATCTCAATTCAAAATGTCCACTAGATTCCATCTTGGTTCCCCACTTCCTGAGCCGCAGCCTAGAAACTTTCTTAAGATAATAAACTGCAACAATCAAAGGACTCACTTTGCATGTTTTCCATCTCTTAGGGATCACCACCTTTTGTTTCAAGTCCAATGACTTGAAAACCATTGTTTTATATGTACTGTATGTTCCTTTAGTTGTTTCCAAAGAGAAGGTAAACCCATCCCTGAGACTCACTATTGGCTGAAAGTCCATTATCAGGTACAACTACTTTAAATGGTCACccaagcctcagaggttcccccaTAGAATTGGCTGAGGCATTTATCGCAATTGCACAACAGTTCAAAAGCTCACTTTGCCTACTCCTACTTTCCTCACCCTTCTTATGTTACACCAAAAAGAATTCCCCAATAAACCATCTGTACACAAACCTCCAAGTCTTAGAGTCAGTTTCCCAGGAGCCAGATCTATCACAGTCATTCAGATAGTAAATTGTGGGACCAAGGTCCTCCAGCTCCAGACCTCTTGTTTTATTCATTATACAACACCAGAGTCATAGTTTCTGAGCTGGCAAGGAACTCAGCAATAACCTAATTTAACCCCCTCATTTTACATTGAGTAATTTGAGAGCTTAAAGATTAAATGACTATTCCAAAGGCAGGTAATTCTATTCTCTTGAGAAGTTCACTTGTACTGACTTCATAAAATCTAATTCCCTAAACTACCTTTTATATACAAATGGTCCATACGTTTGTATCAATCTCCTATTGTGTATAGTCATACTTTTCAATctaatgaagttatttttaatgtaGTTTCCACCTCAGTCAAAATTTTATCTGTCTACCTTCtcagttctatttctttttttttttttgataaaccaGTTTTTCAGAGGTAAGACATATGAAGTGATAGGTCACAGGTCTTATTTTCTAACCCTTTCATGACTATGGTAAGGCCTCTCATGGAGAAGTACCTCCCGGGAACAGAAGAGTGTTTAAACACAGGCAGAATTGCTCTACTTTATCCCATAAAAGCAATTTAGCATTTTAGCATTGTATTTGAGAATAAGGACTTTGAAACTAGGTCTCCCAGCTCTACCACATAGAACTATGAAATTCTTGGTTAAGTTAATTAATcttgctgggcctcagttttcttatctatacaATAAGATGATTCTAGTACCCACCTTAGAGTTATAAACAttaaatacatgaatatatgtaaagtgcACAAAACACTGCCTAGCATACAGTAAGTATATAATAAGTGTTAGCTACTTATACTGTTATTTTCTACtgtgttattactattattgtaaTATACTATACCCTGGATAGTAGGAAATGACAAAAGAATTCCTCTTTGGGGATTCTCATTTATACCTTGAAAGAAGCCAGCAGGACTTACATTCAAAAACTAATGACAGCCCTGGACAGCTTGTATCCACTCcattcttcccttcctctccaccaAGCTGTATCTTCCTAAACTGACATGGCATGCAGTTTCAGAAGATTAGGCCAAGGAAGTTCATTTTGATTTAAGGAAAATTCATGATCTTAGCTTTCATGTTCAACTGGGTCTGGAATTCTTACAGCCATACTTTCATGTAATAAAAGCACCATTTTCGTCCCTACAGTTACCTTTTCAATAAAAGAAATCTGCAAACAATCTGTTGTTCTACATCCACGTTCTTGAGCACCTTGATTACCCATCACTAGACTTTTCTTCAATTCCTCAACCCTACTGCTGCTGGCCTAGTTCCCTGTCATAATACAGAACTCTAATGAGAGTAAATTCTATCCTAAACTCATTCTCTGAAACCGAGATATTATTACCTCTCTGACTATCACCAGATATACTTTCTGCCATGCCTCCTCGCCCAGTAAGAATTCCTGGCAAGTGATGctaactcagaacagagcatatTAATCCACTGTGCTTTCCCTATAAGAATGGGCACCTTTATCCAAGAGGTGTTAAACACCCCAAATTACCAAGTACTATATAGTGGTATGTCTCCAATAGGAAGAATACACGGGTCTGAGAACCAAGGTACAGAAGGAGGAGTGGCTCTATTTATCATATTTTGTAACCCACATGaggaatttatattttctatcctTAGGATTCTAATACCTGTGGGCTTGGAAATCCTGGTTCATATAGACAGAACAATTTCTCCAGGGATGTTGAGAAAGCCCCATATAAGCTCTAGCTGCTCCCGAGTCACTTGAGGCTCTTCATGATAAGAGACCAGCTAGCAAGTAAAGGAGTAATTTCCTAAAGGGGGTGAGTGAGTGTGTTTGTCAGGATAAGAAAGGACTTCTGAATCTAAGAGGGGAAGAATGCATTTGCTACCTAAGTAATTTGTTGGACTATATCTTGATATTTCTCAGCCCAATTGTGATGGTAAATGAACCACACAAGCCACAGTCTGAGAAGGTCATAGTGACCAGCTCACAGCTCTTAGGAATGAGCATCTGTTTCACTTACCAACTTAGACACCTAGACCACCAGATGCGCTAACTGCAGGAGGGAGTCTAGAATGGGGAGTTAAAGAGGAATACGATGGCATTCCCAGTGGCCTTGCAACCAGCTGCAGCAGCCCAGAGCTGTAGCCCTCCCTACACTAACCTCCACGAGCATATGAACTTGCTCTAGCAAACTAGACTTCAAACATATGAACATACCAAAGGACAAATTACGGAGCTGGGACAGAAGAGAGAGCTGTCACACTGAAACTGGGAACTACATTTTACAGAACAACCACAGAACCCAGGAAAAGTGTGACTAGAACCTATgtgctgtaatttttttcctggaaaagggACCAACCAGAATCCTGGAGAAGCTGTTTCTGGAACAAAGTCTATGAAGCAAGTGGATGTAACAGTGCGAGGGCAGACTGTGATTGACGCTATGGTGCTTTGCCTAGATCCATTTTTCAGGACTGAGGCACTCGGTCCCTCATGCTGGCAGCTGATGGCATTCAGCTAGCTGAGTCTCCTAAAATTGCCCTTAGCTGAAGAGAGAGCTTGCCCCTTCCAGAAACATCTCACATCCAAAAACTGGTCAATACGAGGGCAAAAAGACCTAGCGCCTATCCCCTAACGCTGGCATTTGTCAGTCTTGTGATTACTTCTTTCTTATCTTCCCTTCTCCTGCCACATCAGTGTTAAGTCAGAATATGTCATGGCCCAACTGCTCAGTTTATGAatgcatgtgtacacacatacaccacacacgtgcatacatgcacacacataaagCAGAAGTAGGTTATGGAAACCTCTTGGTGGACTCTAAATATCCTAGGATTGAAATTGGCCCCAATTTTTCTCACTTTAAAATGtaatccccctcccccaccaactatCCTCAAGTAAGCTGATGCTACGCTAGACACTACATTATGAGGTTTATCTGtgaatttctttagaaaaatgaacTGGGTGACCTATTGGGGGTTTTTTTCCATCTCTCATTTTTCTGAATTCAGGCACTGAAAACTAACCAATAAACAAGAAAGCCAGGAACATAAATCATCCGGGGTTGTTAAAACATGAGGTTAAGCTTTGAAAATACTGTTCAAGAAATGTGTCCTTTTCTCAGTTAACACAGGAGATTTTTTATGGTGTTTGCCTAGAAACACTCTGACTCCTTTACTTTGGAGAAAGCAATATACAAAATTCATCTCTACCCATTTCATCTAAGGGTAATGACCACTCCTTTTGACAACAAACCTGTAATAAAGCAGGAAAATAATCTGCATGCACTTGGATGCATGTGTTTAAACATCCTGAGAGAGAAGTTTTCTTCTTACAAGGAATCTTGGAAAGGTTTCTAAAGGATAGCAATTTTGTATCATAGaagtatttaaagaaaatcaCAAATGCTGTGACATATTCATATGAGTGAATTAGTCCTCAAACATGAAAGTATACCAAAGAAGACAGTTTAGAGCTGAGAAAGAGGA from the Vicugna pacos chromosome 34, VicPac4, whole genome shotgun sequence genome contains:
- the MGP gene encoding matrix Gla protein, whose translation is MKSLLLLSILAALAVAALCYESYESLESYEIGPFINRRNANTFISPQQRWRAKVQERIRERSKPTYELNREACDDYRLCERYAMVYGYNAAYNRYFQQRPGGK